The following coding sequences lie in one Arachis stenosperma cultivar V10309 chromosome 5, arast.V10309.gnm1.PFL2, whole genome shotgun sequence genomic window:
- the LOC130979590 gene encoding calmodulin-like protein 30 — MSKFSFLKSNSRLSSPNKNSFTSRRGSLKPKAEEMKWVFEKFDSNKDGKISVQEYKAAAKALDRGMSDGEAAKAFELMDKDGDGFIELNELMEMFGEGSMKEAEMKKAFEVFDLNGDGKISAEELSQVLKRLGEGCSLSACRKMVKGVDGFIDFNEFTTMMTTTNNEV; from the coding sequence ATGTCCAAGTTTAGTTTCCTTAAGTCTAATTCTAGGCTATCATCTCCAAACAAGAACAGCTTTACATCAAGAAGAGGGAGTTTGAAGCCAAAAGCAGAGGAAATGAAATGGGTGTTCGAGAAATTCGACAGCAACAAAGATGGAAAGATATCAGTCCAAGAGTATAAAGCTGCTGCAAAGGCCTTGGATAGAGGAATGAGTGATGGTGAGGCGGCGAAGGCATTCGAATTGATGGACAAAGATGGAGACGGATTCATTGAGTTGAATGAGTTGATGGAGATGTTTGGTGAAGGTAGCATGAAGGAAGCAGAGATGAAGAAGGCTTTCGAGGTGTTCGACTTGAATGGCGATGGGAAGATCAGTGCTGAGGAGCTGTCACAGGTTCTGAAGAGGCTTGGCGAGGGTTGCAGCCTGAGTGCTTGTAGGAAGATGGTGAAGGGTGTTGATGGTTTTATTGACTTTAATGAGTTCACCACCATGATGACCACCACTAACAATGAAGTTTAA
- the LOC130982772 gene encoding uncharacterized protein LOC130982772: MACLEMYNSDHHHHHPCGAPMSPRISFSNDFVDIQQPLKQQERTDEAPPASSDFEFSVTNYSMMSADELFFKGRLLPYKDNKPLTHRSPTTLREELLLHHDDDASSSAFSVRPPKSSSSSTRWKAFLGLRKTHIASSKKADKPETTTPSLLLNQGSPSINLASQDVMNEGDSSCTDLEIGI, translated from the exons ATGGCATGCTTAGAAATGTACAACTCcgatcaccaccaccaccatccatgCGGCGCCCCAATGAGCCCCAGAATCTCCTTCTCAAACGATTTCGTAGATATCCAACAACCCTTGAAACAGCAAGAGAGAACAGATGAAGCTCCTCCTGCTTCCTCGGACTTCGAGTTCTCAGTCACCAACTACTCAATGATGAGCGCTGACGAGCTCTTCTTCAAGGGCAGGTTGTTGCCGTACAAGGACAACAAGCCTCTTACTCATAGATCCCCCACCACTCTCAGGGAggagcttcttcttcatcatgATGACGatgcttcttcttctgcttTCTCAGTCAGACCTCCCaagtcttcttcttcttcaacaagGTGGAAGGCCTTTCTGGGTCTCAGAAAAACCCACATTGCTTCTAGTAAGAAAGCTGACAAGCCTGAAACTACAACTCCCTCATTATTGCTCAATCAGGGATCACCATCAATTAATCTCGCTTCTCag GATGTGATGAATGAGGGAGACTCAAGCTGCACTGATTTGGAGATTGGGATTTAA